The DNA sequence TGTACGGGAACAGTTGTCTTTAAGGATTTCCACATCAAACAGGTATTGGAACCGTACGAACTCACTTCAGTCGAGTTCACTCCGGCGGCATCAGGTTCATTTACCTTCGCCTGTCCGATGAACATGATTGAAGGTGTGTTGGTCGTGAAAGAATAATCCACGCTTCAACTAGCATATAGAAAGGAAAACGATATGATTCATTCACTGTTTGTTCTTTTTGAAATATCTCTAATTCACAAATATCAAAATTAAGGAAAGAAACATAATGAAACTCAATTTTTTAATCCTCGCTTTGATAGTTGTAATGATTCTCGTTGGTTGTTCCAACGATGATTCGATGACAACTATGAATAATCAACCAATTAGTTCTTTGACGATTGCACCGACCGACGGTGCAACAAATGTCCGGCTTGATGAATCAATTACGTTCACATTTATCAAACCGGTTGATAAAAAAACGACCGAACGAAATATTCATCTCGTCAGTCAATTTGCTATGGCAGATTCGCTTTGTCCTGTCAATAACATGATGGCACATGGTGATATGAACATGGCAATGATGGACTCGATGAAAATGAATCATCTTATGAATCAACATAATTCTCTGGGAAGATTTACATGGAATGGAGATAGCACGCAATGCACATTCACTCCCGACTCGATGATGATGCCGAATATGCAATACATGATTCACATGGGACAGGAGATGATGCAGATGATGCAAAGTCGAATGGGAAACATGGGAATGATGAACAACCACGGCACGGGAATGACGAGTAACGACATGATGTATCACTTCCGCACGATGGATACAACACAAGCCGATGGTGGCCACGATAGCCATCATGGAAAATAAATAATTTGATAGGCGCTCTGGTTCAGGGTTGTTTTCGCGGCACGTTGCGGCTCGAATCAGCGGCGCCTATCAACTAATTCTCACAACTGAAAACTATTACAAGGAAACATTATGAAAACCATTTTATTATTAATAACAGCAGTTTTATTTTCCGGCTGTATGCACACGATGATGATGGGCAGTCACGGAGAATCTCAATCAAAGACAATGATTGTCTTGGAGAAAGAAGTTACTGTTGGAACCATCAAGGCAATTGCAACCATCCCTCCTTTTGAAATGGAAAAGGAA is a window from the Ignavibacteriota bacterium genome containing:
- a CDS encoding Ig-like domain-containing protein encodes the protein MKLNFLILALIVVMILVGCSNDDSMTTMNNQPISSLTIAPTDGATNVRLDESITFTFIKPVDKKTTERNIHLVSQFAMADSLCPVNNMMAHGDMNMAMMDSMKMNHLMNQHNSLGRFTWNGDSTQCTFTPDSMMMPNMQYMIHMGQEMMQMMQSRMGNMGMMNNHGTGMTSNDMMYHFRTMDTTQADGGHDSHHGK